The following proteins are encoded in a genomic region of Trichoplusia ni isolate ovarian cell line Hi5 chromosome 18, tn1, whole genome shotgun sequence:
- the LOC113503166 gene encoding glucose dehydrogenase [FAD, quinone]-like, translating into MSWACDPVLTSNIVNSYQTAGPLFMQSLQTFFAAQCALVGDHIWPADATQAVLDDPNYDFVVVGAGSAGATVANRLSEVPEWKVLLVEAGGNPTLNTEIPHLFYNNMKSPQDWAYKTQPDNAACRSYTAKGCAWPRGKALGGSSSINFMFYVRGNRADFDEWAADGNYGWSYDDVLPYFRKSEKFTGIFNEENQKYHNYEGNLNVDVDKQSHDFEHMIINAAIELGLKNSTDINGESQMGVMTSQTTTKNGHRFSTARAFLAPIKDRKNFHVIKHAQGTKVLFVPGTNKVSGVMLHKDGKDIVVNVRKELILSSGALNSPQILMLSGIGPKKHLEDLKIEVKADLPVGENLQDHLFVPTFYTKPGDKNYYSISTIAQNFAQYIMEGTGPLIKTSPNRVISFINTTDPNSYASDMQFHYFVLPPGVYNVLDIFQKHGLNDEAYTKFKQMNEDKFTLVIFNTLLKPKSAGRILLASKNPLEAPLFFADYYKDPEDMATVIRAMKQHSLRLGDTKALKEAGFKLDWLDIDACKKFDKSSDEYLDCISRELTFSLYHPTSTAKMGPDGDETAVVDPELRVRKVQGLRVIDASIMPSVVRGNTNAPSIMIGEKGADMIKKQWLSNHKLHTEL; encoded by the exons ATGTCGTGGGCCTGTGACCCCGTGTTGACGTCGAACATCGTGAACAGCTACCAGACAGCTGGTCCGCTGTTCATGCAGTCACTGCAGACGTTTTTCGCGGCTCAGTGCGCTCTGGTCGGCGACCACATCTGGCCTGCTGACGCCACCCAGGCTGTGCTCGATG ACCCCAACTACGACTTCGTCGTAGTAGGCGCTGGTTCAGCTGGTGCTACAGTTGCTAATAGGTTAAGTGAAGTACCAGAATGGAAAGTTCTGCTCGTAGAAGCTGGCGGCAACCCTACCCTGAATACCGAG ATCCCCCATCTGTTCTACAACAACATGAAGAGTCCTCAAGATTGGGCCTACAAGACTCAACCTGACAACGCTGCCTGCAGGAGTTACACCGCCAAGGGTTGCGCCTGGCCGCGTGGTAAAGCTCTCGGTGGCAGCAGCAGCATCAACTTCATGTTCTACGTCCGAGGAAACAGGGCCGACTTCGATGAATGGGCAGCCGACGGCAACTACGGCTGGAGCTACGACGATGTCTTGCCTTACTTCAGGAAGAGCGAGAAATTCACTGGCATCTTCAACGAAGAGAACCAGAAGTACCACAACTACGAAGGCAACCTCAATGTAGATGTCGACAAGCAGTCCCATGACTTCGAGCACATGATTATTAACGCTGCGATCGAACTTGGATTAAAGAACTCTACGGACATCAACGGTGAGAGCCAGATGGGTGTCATGACCTCCCAGACCACAACAAAGAATGGACACAGATTCAGTACTGCTCGCGCTTTCTTGGCCCCTATCAAGGACAGGAAGAACTTCCATGTCATTAAGCACGCTCAAGGCACTAAGGTATTGTTTGTTCCCGGAACCAACAAAGTCAGCGGTGTGATGCTCCACAAGGACGGTAAAGACATCGTTGTCAATGTAAGGAAAGAGCTTATCCTGTCCTCTGGTGCCCTCAACTCGCCACAGATCCTGATGCTCTCAGGTATCGGACCCAAGAAGCACTTAGAAGACCTGAAAATTGAGGTTAAGGCTGACTTACCTGTTGGAGAGAACTTGCAAGACCACTTATTCGTTCCCACCTTCTACACCAAGCCTGGTGACAAGAACTACTACTCCATCTCTACCATTGCTCAGAACTTCGCTCAGTACATTATGGAAGGAACTGGCCCATTGATCAAGACCAGCCCCAACCGTGTGATCAGTTTCATCAACACCACTGACCCCAACTCATACGCCTCTGACATGCAGTTCCACTACTTCGTTCTGCCCCCTGGTGTATACAATGTTTTAGACATCTTCCAGAAGCACGGTCTTAACGACGAGGCCTATACCAAGTTCAAGCAGATGAACGAAGACAAATTCACTTTGGTCATCTTCAACACTCTGCTGAAACCCAAATCCGCTGGTAGGATCCTCTTGGCAAGCAAGAACCCGCTTGAAGCCCCATTGTTCTTCGCTGACTACTACAAGGACCCCGAAGACATGGCGACTGTAATCAGGGCCATGAAGCAACATTCTCTGAGGCTTGGAGACACCAAGGCGCTGAAGGAGGCTGGATTCAAACTGGACTGGCTCGACATTGACGCTTGCAAGAAGTTCGACAAGAGCAGCGACGAATACTTGGACTGCATTTCAAGGGAGCTGACTTTCTCTCTGTACCACCCGACCAGTACCGCTAAGATGGGTCCTGATGGTGACGAGACCGCGGTCGTCGACCCCGAGCTCAGGGTACGCAAGGTCCAGGGTCTGCGTGTCATTGACGCCAGTATCATGCCTTCAGTAGTGAGAGGCAACACCAACGCTCCTTCAATCATGATTGGAGAGAAGGGAGCCGACATGATCAAGAAACAATGGTTGAGCAACCACAAACTACACACCGAactgtaa